In a genomic window of Gammaproteobacteria bacterium:
- the alaS gene encoding alanine--tRNA ligase, with translation MTTNEIRASFLEFFRNKKHTIVPAASLVPANDPTLLFTNSGMVQFKDIFLGREKPRHLRVADVQPCLRAGGKHNDLENVGYTARHHTFFEMLGNWSFGDYFKRDAIAWAWELLTKVWKLPADRLWVTVYHTDDEAYDIWTKEVGVPKERIARIGDNKGAPYASDNFWQMADTGPCGPCTEIFWDHGAGVAGSPPGSAESEGDRYVEIWNLVFMQFDRDADGKLTALPKPCVDTGMGLERIAAVMQGVHSNYDIDLFKHLIKAAAEVTGAKDLSSPSLRVIADHIRACAFLITDGVLPSNEGRGYVLRRIIRRAVRHGYKLGQEKPFFHKLVRVLDQEMGAAYLELHKAADHVDKVLLKEEEKFSETLQHGLVLLERGLTPESFIISDFRKKMPVVETGINGATTKGTGSNAIGYSYDACFSLDNDQEIVIDFSHLNRDGLDKINDRIARKLDFFEKHGESFRIAEYIFAIIGEMAESDLERIRSQQNKYRFKHRVLRFGAKEIAPIKILDGHIAFTLYDTYGFPIDLTMDICRERGIKVDEATFQNDMERQRERGRAASQFGAEYAQDVEITGETQFTGYATLTDRGKVVALFRGKDAVKSLKAGEQGMVVLDRTPFYAESGGQVGDQGVLRTAKGEFKVEDTQRRGGGAHAHLGTVVKGEFKLGETVEAQVDEKLRAATVLNHSATHLLHAALRKVLGMHVTQKGSLVAPDRLRFDFSHNQPVTPEELQKIEDLVNTEIRNNAAADVRQMAYDDAIKFGAMALFGEKYGDTVRVMKFGDFSTELCGGTHVRRVGDIGFFKIVSESGVAAGIRRVEALTGEGAVQWVQQVERKLHALAELTKSSADRVSEKVEQLVDRNRKLEKELEQMKGRLASREGGDLASQAVEVNGLKVLASRLDGADAKTLRDTVDQLKNKLGSAAVVLAAVEDGKVRLVAGVTADRTAKIKAGELVNHVAEQVGGKGGGRADMAQAGGTEPANLDAALRSVPRWVRARLG, from the coding sequence ATGACCACCAACGAAATCCGCGCATCTTTTCTGGAATTCTTTCGTAACAAGAAGCACACCATCGTACCCGCCGCATCTCTGGTGCCGGCCAACGATCCCACCTTGTTGTTCACCAACTCCGGCATGGTGCAGTTCAAGGATATTTTTCTCGGCCGCGAGAAGCCCCGGCACCTGCGTGTGGCCGACGTGCAGCCCTGCCTGCGTGCGGGCGGCAAACACAACGATCTTGAAAACGTGGGTTACACCGCGCGGCATCACACGTTTTTTGAAATGCTGGGCAACTGGTCGTTCGGCGACTATTTCAAGCGCGACGCGATTGCCTGGGCCTGGGAACTGCTGACTAAAGTCTGGAAACTGCCGGCCGACCGTCTCTGGGTCACGGTGTATCACACCGACGATGAGGCTTACGATATCTGGACGAAAGAGGTCGGTGTGCCGAAGGAGCGCATCGCGCGCATCGGCGACAACAAGGGAGCACCGTACGCATCCGACAACTTCTGGCAGATGGCGGATACCGGTCCCTGCGGCCCGTGCACGGAAATTTTCTGGGATCACGGTGCCGGTGTGGCCGGCAGTCCGCCCGGCAGCGCAGAATCGGAAGGCGACCGCTACGTCGAAATCTGGAACCTCGTGTTCATGCAGTTCGACCGCGATGCGGACGGCAAGCTCACGGCTTTGCCCAAACCTTGTGTGGACACCGGCATGGGCCTGGAGCGCATCGCCGCAGTCATGCAGGGCGTGCACTCCAATTACGACATTGATTTATTCAAGCATTTGATAAAAGCGGCGGCAGAGGTCACAGGCGCCAAGGATTTGTCCAGTCCGTCGCTGCGCGTCATTGCCGATCACATCCGCGCCTGTGCATTTCTGATTACCGATGGCGTATTACCCTCCAACGAAGGCCGTGGTTACGTGCTGAGGCGCATTATCCGCCGCGCCGTGCGCCACGGTTACAAGCTTGGCCAAGAAAAGCCGTTTTTCCACAAGTTGGTGAGAGTGTTGGACCAGGAGATGGGTGCGGCCTATCTGGAACTGCACAAAGCCGCAGATCACGTAGATAAGGTGCTATTGAAGGAAGAAGAAAAGTTTAGTGAGACGTTGCAACATGGACTTGTTCTGCTTGAGCGCGGACTCACTCCTGAGTCTTTCATTATTTCCGATTTTAGAAAGAAAATGCCTGTTGTTGAGACAGGTATTAACGGGGCGACTACAAAAGGAACTGGTTCTAATGCTATTGGCTATTCGTATGACGCATGTTTTTCGCTAGATAACGATCAAGAAATAGTCATAGATTTTTCGCATCTTAATAGAGATGGTCTCGACAAAATTAATGATCGAATTGCTAGAAAACTTGATTTTTTTGAAAAACATGGCGAGTCTTTCCGTATTGCAGAATACATTTTTGCAATTATTGGTGAGATGGCTGAGTCAGATCTGGAGCGAATTCGGTCACAGCAAAATAAATATCGATTCAAACATCGCGTTCTTAGATTCGGTGCTAAAGAAATTGCGCCAATCAAGATATTGGATGGGCACATAGCTTTCACACTCTATGACACTTATGGGTTCCCCATAGACCTAACAATGGATATATGCCGCGAACGCGGCATTAAAGTTGATGAGGCTACATTTCAAAACGACATGGAAAGACAGCGCGAGCGCGGTCGGGCGGCGAGCCAGTTCGGCGCGGAGTATGCTCAGGACGTGGAAATCACGGGCGAAACGCAGTTCACGGGCTATGCGACCCTGACGGACAGAGGCAAAGTCGTTGCGCTGTTCCGAGGTAAAGATGCGGTCAAGTCACTCAAGGCCGGCGAGCAGGGCATGGTGGTTCTGGACCGTACGCCGTTCTATGCGGAATCCGGCGGTCAGGTGGGTGACCAGGGCGTTCTGCGCACGGCCAAAGGTGAGTTCAAAGTCGAGGACACGCAGAGGCGCGGCGGTGGCGCGCACGCGCATCTCGGCACTGTGGTCAAAGGTGAATTCAAGCTGGGTGAGACGGTGGAAGCACAGGTGGATGAGAAACTGCGTGCAGCGACCGTGCTCAATCATTCCGCCACGCATTTGTTGCATGCGGCCCTGCGCAAGGTGCTCGGCATGCACGTAACGCAGAAAGGTTCGCTGGTGGCCCCGGACCGCTTGCGTTTCGATTTTTCCCACAACCAGCCGGTGACGCCGGAGGAATTGCAGAAGATCGAAGACTTGGTGAACACCGAGATCCGCAACAACGCCGCAGCCGACGTGCGTCAGATGGCTTACGACGACGCCATCAAGTTTGGCGCCATGGCGCTGTTCGGCGAGAAATACGGCGACACGGTGCGCGTGATGAAATTCGGCGATTTTTCCACCGAACTCTGCGGCGGCACGCACGTGCGGCGTGTGGGCGACATTGGTTTCTTCAAGATAGTTTCAGAGTCGGGTGTGGCGGCCGGCATCCGCCGCGTTGAAGCGCTCACCGGCGAAGGCGCGGTGCAGTGGGTGCAACAGGTCGAGCGCAAGCTGCACGCACTGGCAGAGCTGACGAAATCCAGCGCCGACCGCGTAAGCGAAAAGGTTGAGCAGCTCGTGGACCGCAATCGCAAACTCGAAAAGGAGCTGGAGCAGATGAAGGGCCGGCTCGCGAGCCGCGAGGGAGGCGACCTGGCTTCACAGGCGGTCGAAGTGAACGGCCTCAAGGTGCTGGCTTCGCGCCTGGACGGCGCGGATGCCAAAACGCTGCGCGACACCGTGGACCAGTTGAAGAACAAACTCGGCTCCGCGGCTGTGGTGCTGGCCGCGGTCGAGGACGGCAAAGTGCGGCTGGTGGCCGGCGTGACCGCCGACCGTACCGCCAAGATCAAGGCGGGGGAATTGGTGAACCACGTAGCGGAACAAGTGGGCGGCAAGGGCGGCGGGCGCGCCGATATGGCGCAGGCCGGCGGCACCGAGCCTGCAAATCTCGACGCCGCGCTGAGATCGGTGCCCAGATGGGTGCGGGCCCGCCTTGGGTGA
- a CDS encoding aspartate kinase, which translates to MALIVQKYGGTSVADCARIEHVADKVCAARRAGHDLVVVVSAMAGETDRLLGLGKNLAPRPSLREMDVLLATGEQVTIALTAIAIEQRGIKARSFTGAQVKILTDGAHGKARIEAIDEEQLRAALAADCIPVVAGFQGVDDVGDITTLGRGGSDTTAVALAAALKADECQIYTDVDGVYTTDPRMVPEARRLERITFEEMLELASLGSKVLQIRAVEFAGKYNVPLRVLSTFKEGAGTLITYEDTTVEAPIVSGIAFNRDEAEITLLGVPDEPSTAAQILGPVSEANIVVDMIVQNVARDGRLDFTFTLHRNDCAQAMEILEVNRARIGAGSVVGNERVVKISLVGVGMRSHSGVATRMFQTLAREGIGIRLVATSEIKISVVVDEKHLEAGVRALHEAFKLHAAPQQDHLPQDSRKQA; encoded by the coding sequence ATGGCGCTGATCGTGCAGAAGTACGGCGGCACGTCGGTGGCCGATTGTGCGCGCATCGAACACGTGGCCGACAAGGTATGTGCCGCACGCCGCGCCGGTCACGATCTGGTGGTGGTGGTGTCGGCCATGGCGGGCGAAACCGACCGGCTGCTGGGACTGGGCAAGAACCTTGCGCCGCGGCCCAGTCTGCGCGAGATGGACGTGCTGCTTGCGACCGGCGAGCAGGTGACGATCGCGCTTACCGCCATCGCCATCGAACAGCGCGGCATCAAGGCGCGCTCCTTCACCGGCGCGCAGGTGAAAATCCTGACCGACGGCGCACACGGCAAGGCGCGCATCGAAGCAATTGACGAGGAGCAGTTGCGCGCGGCGCTGGCCGCGGATTGCATTCCGGTCGTCGCCGGTTTTCAGGGCGTGGATGACGTCGGCGACATCACCACGCTCGGCCGCGGCGGCTCGGATACCACCGCGGTGGCGCTGGCCGCGGCGCTCAAGGCCGACGAATGCCAGATCTACACCGACGTGGACGGCGTGTACACCACCGATCCGCGCATGGTGCCGGAAGCGCGGCGGCTCGAGCGCATCACCTTCGAGGAAATGCTGGAGCTTGCGAGCCTGGGCAGCAAGGTGCTGCAGATCCGCGCGGTGGAATTCGCCGGCAAGTACAATGTGCCGCTGCGCGTGCTTTCCACCTTCAAGGAAGGGGCAGGCACGCTGATTACTTACGAGGATACGACCGTGGAAGCTCCCATCGTTTCGGGCATTGCGTTCAACCGCGACGAGGCGGAAATCACCCTGCTGGGCGTGCCGGACGAACCGAGCACGGCGGCGCAGATTCTCGGACCGGTATCCGAGGCCAACATCGTGGTGGACATGATCGTGCAGAACGTGGCGCGCGACGGACGGCTGGATTTCACCTTTACGCTGCATCGCAATGACTGTGCGCAGGCCATGGAAATCCTCGAGGTCAATCGGGCGCGTATCGGGGCCGGAAGCGTGGTGGGCAACGAGCGGGTGGTGAAGATCTCGCTCGTGGGCGTGGGCATGCGCTCGCACTCGGGCGTCGCCACCCGCATGTTCCAGACGCTGGCGCGTGAGGGTATTGGCATCCGGCTGGTGGCGACCTCGGAGATCAAGATTTCCGTGGTGGTGGACGAAAAGCACCTGGAGGCCGGGGTGCGCGCGCTGCATGAGGCTTTCAAGCTGCACGCGGCGCCGCAGCAGGACCATCTGCCGCAGGACTCCCGCAAGCAGGCTTGA
- the csrA gene encoding carbon storage regulator CsrA has product MLILTRRVGETIMIGDNVTITVLGVKGNQVRIGVNAPKDIAVHREEIYERIKHEHENAAQAPPADN; this is encoded by the coding sequence ATGCTGATTCTCACACGTCGGGTGGGTGAAACCATCATGATCGGCGACAACGTCACCATCACGGTGCTCGGAGTCAAGGGCAATCAGGTGCGCATCGGCGTCAATGCCCCGAAGGACATCGCCGTGCACCGCGAGGAAATCTACGAGCGCATCAAGCACGAGCATGAAAATGCCGCGCAGGCGCCACCCGCAGATAACTGA